A region of Sulfitobacter faviae DNA encodes the following proteins:
- a CDS encoding glycosyltransferase family 2 protein: MTTTTKWGLVATILAPAEEIRRFAGYHLEAGAHRLYLYLDAENPEAFESLKAHPKIRVTTCDDAYWQRLCGKRPQKHQVRQSQNATRAYNRADDVDWLIHMDVDEFLVSDRPVDEVLATLPPAQKITRIRPMEALAGMARPSKPSFRTAPSAPRSSRRFTRPMVTTSKAVF, translated from the coding sequence ATGACGACGACGACGAAATGGGGGCTGGTTGCCACGATCCTGGCCCCCGCAGAGGAGATACGACGCTTTGCCGGCTACCATTTGGAGGCGGGCGCGCATCGCCTCTACTTATACCTCGATGCCGAAAACCCAGAGGCTTTCGAAAGCCTGAAGGCCCATCCGAAAATCCGTGTCACCACCTGCGATGACGCCTATTGGCAAAGGCTTTGCGGCAAACGTCCGCAAAAGCATCAAGTCCGTCAAAGCCAGAACGCGACCCGCGCCTATAACCGGGCAGATGATGTGGATTGGCTGATCCATATGGATGTGGACGAGTTCCTCGTCTCTGACCGGCCCGTGGACGAGGTGCTTGCCACCCTGCCCCCGGCACAAAAAATCACCCGCATCCGCCCGATGGAGGCTTTGGCCGGGATGGCACGGCCTTCAAAGCCTTCATTCCGAACGGCCCCGAGCGCGCCCAGATCGTCTCGGCGCTTTACCCGACCTATGGTGACTACGTCAAAGGCGGTTTTCTGA
- a CDS encoding helix-turn-helix transcriptional regulator, whose protein sequence is MVSAKTEDRLVRLIDRLRDGRLHRAEDLARQFGVSPRTIYRDMGKLSAAGLSIAGTRGEGYRIIPAITLPPLTLTAAELEALNLGLAVAAEVGDPALQAAAETLAAKFDAVLPTETIAEGAAWAQALRSQGKATRVFTHLPVLRAAMQARQKLRIAVIGEAPQVVRPLEVRNWGRFWLLTAWSEGAADFVTLPLDQIESAEPLPELFVDEPGRTLADHRP, encoded by the coding sequence ATGGTATCAGCGAAAACCGAAGATCGGCTTGTCCGGCTGATTGACAGGCTGCGGGATGGGCGGCTGCACCGGGCCGAGGATCTGGCCCGGCAGTTCGGCGTTTCCCCCCGCACGATCTACCGCGATATGGGCAAGCTCAGCGCGGCGGGCCTGTCCATCGCTGGGACGCGGGGCGAAGGCTATCGGATCATCCCTGCGATCACCCTGCCCCCGCTGACCCTGACGGCGGCGGAGTTGGAGGCGCTGAACCTCGGCCTCGCCGTGGCAGCAGAGGTGGGCGACCCTGCCCTGCAAGCCGCAGCAGAAACATTGGCCGCCAAGTTCGACGCGGTGCTTCCGACCGAGACCATTGCCGAGGGTGCCGCATGGGCGCAGGCGCTGAGGTCGCAGGGCAAAGCCACGCGGGTTTTCACCCATCTGCCGGTGCTGCGCGCGGCGATGCAGGCCCGTCAAAAGCTGCGGATTGCGGTGATCGGCGAAGCGCCGCAGGTGGTGCGCCCGCTTGAGGTGCGTAATTGGGGCCGGTTCTGGCTGCTGACGGCCTGGAGCGAGGGGGCGGCGGATTTCGTGACCCTGCCGCTTGATCAGATCGAGAGCGCTGAGCCGCTACCGGAGTTGTTCGTGGACGAGCCGGGCAGAACGCTCGCGGATCATCGCCCCTAA
- a CDS encoding ABC transporter ATP-binding protein, which yields MSDPTPRLEIRNLRRAYGGRQVVDDVSLQILPGQVTCLLGPSGCGKSTTLRMIAGVEMQDSGTIHVDGKLICDTMFRVPPERREIGLMFQDFALFPHLSVADNVGFGLKKGTREEKRARIEELLERVDLLRYIDGYPHQLSGGEQQRVALARALAPQPRIMLMDEPFSGLDNRLRDGIRDETLSILKEEDTAVLLVTHEPDEAMRMADEIALMRDGKIVQQGAPYNVYTRPVDRASVAFFSDANVLEATVTGALADTVFGQFLAPGVADGTPVNIVFRPQHLRIDFDRAGKGPRPTATDGTPARAVVERARFMGNESLVEFVLEEDGSRLKATVPNVFLPQPGAVMWLTVRRDRCFVFPVTS from the coding sequence ATGAGTGACCCCACCCCCCGTCTGGAAATCCGCAACCTGCGCCGCGCCTATGGCGGGCGGCAGGTGGTCGATGATGTATCCCTGCAGATTTTGCCGGGGCAGGTGACCTGCCTGCTTGGCCCCTCGGGCTGCGGCAAATCCACCACGTTGCGCATGATCGCAGGTGTGGAGATGCAAGACAGCGGCACGATCCATGTCGACGGCAAACTGATCTGCGACACCATGTTCCGCGTCCCGCCCGAGCGGCGCGAGATCGGGCTGATGTTCCAAGATTTCGCCCTGTTCCCACATCTGAGCGTGGCCGACAACGTGGGCTTTGGCCTCAAGAAAGGCACGCGTGAGGAGAAACGCGCGCGGATCGAAGAACTGCTCGAACGGGTGGACCTGCTGCGCTATATCGACGGCTACCCGCACCAGCTTTCGGGCGGGGAGCAGCAGCGCGTGGCGCTGGCCCGCGCGCTGGCCCCGCAGCCGCGCATCATGCTGATGGATGAGCCCTTTTCCGGCCTCGACAACCGCCTGCGCGATGGCATCCGTGACGAGACGCTGAGCATCCTCAAGGAAGAGGACACCGCCGTTTTGCTGGTCACCCATGAGCCGGACGAGGCGATGCGCATGGCTGATGAGATCGCGCTGATGCGCGACGGCAAGATCGTGCAGCAAGGCGCGCCCTACAACGTCTATACGCGGCCCGTCGACCGCGCCTCCGTCGCCTTTTTCAGCGATGCCAATGTGCTTGAGGCCACGGTGACCGGGGCGCTGGCCGATACGGTCTTTGGCCAATTCCTCGCCCCCGGTGTGGCCGATGGCACGCCGGTGAATATCGTCTTTCGCCCGCAACACCTGCGCATTGACTTTGACCGGGCGGGCAAAGGCCCGCGCCCCACGGCGACCGATGGCACACCGGCCCGGGCGGTGGTGGAACGCGCGCGCTTCATGGGCAACGAAAGCCTCGTGGAATTCGTACTGGAGGAGGACGGATCGCGGCTCAAGGCCACGGTGCCCAATGTCTTTCTGCCGCAACCCGGTGCCGTCATGTGGCTGACCGTGCGCCGCGACCGTTGCTTTGTCTTTCCGGTGACCTCATGA
- the tatB gene encoding Sec-independent protein translocase protein TatB: MFDLGWTELLVIGVVALIVVGPKDLPVLFRRVGQFVGKAKGMAREFSQAMNDAADESGMREMSSSLNKSLKTASNPLGSAMDEVKDATRSLTNFDPESETGKMAAQKAEDVKKIQASTARAAAERKQREAAEAMAEAEAAEAKLSDAAPAKDAPARPVIEKDAGQAQAASDDAAAKTSTAPKAAAKKE, translated from the coding sequence ATGTTCGATCTGGGTTGGACGGAACTTTTAGTCATCGGCGTGGTGGCCCTGATCGTGGTCGGCCCCAAGGACTTGCCCGTGCTGTTTCGGCGCGTCGGGCAATTCGTGGGCAAGGCCAAAGGCATGGCGCGTGAATTCAGCCAAGCGATGAACGATGCCGCCGATGAAAGCGGCATGCGCGAGATGTCATCGTCGCTGAACAAATCGCTCAAAACGGCCAGCAACCCGCTGGGCAGCGCCATGGATGAGGTCAAGGACGCGACCCGGTCGCTGACCAACTTCGACCCCGAAAGCGAGACCGGCAAAATGGCGGCGCAAAAGGCCGAGGATGTGAAGAAAATCCAAGCCAGCACCGCGCGGGCCGCCGCCGAACGCAAGCAACGCGAAGCGGCGGAAGCCATGGCCGAGGCCGAAGCGGCAGAGGCGAAGCTTTCGGACGCCGCCCCGGCCAAGGACGCCCCGGCGCGGCCCGTAATCGAAAAAGACGCAGGTCAGGCCCAAGCGGCATCGGACGATGCCGCCGCCAAGACCTCAACGGCACCCAAAGCTGCCGCCAAGAAAGAGTGA
- a CDS encoding ribonuclease J, which produces MSSERFIYLPLGGAGEIGMNAYVYGYGKPGKERLIVVDIGVAFPDMDSTPGVDLILPDITWLKERRDQIEAIFITHAHEDHIGAIAHSYEVLKAPIYARAFTANIARRKMSEHGHPEDAVTTVSAWPEQITAGPFKVGFLPISHSIPESSAMVIDTPEGRTIHSGDFKIDRTPGVGEAFDDALWAEVCKDGVKALICDSTNVFSAHPGRSEATVGPEIEKLVSSAEGMVVATTFASNVARVKTLAEAGARAGRSIVLLGRAMNRMVEASIQTGVMKDFPPVISPENARAIPRENLMLLVTGSQGERRAASAQLARGKYQGIELKEGDLFLFSSKTIPGNERGVIGIINQFSEKGVDVVDDSSGLYHVSGHANRPDLETLHAIVKPQVLIPMHGEHRHLREHVKIADAKGITGVLAVNGMMVDLSGNQPKVVEHVDTGRMYLDGSVQVGALDGVIRDRIRMALNGHATVTLILDTDDEPLGEPWVDLMGLPETGRSNAPLVDVLEQDLSQWLNRQKAATLRDDDKLNDGLKKVARQSSYDEIGKKPEVTVVVSRLS; this is translated from the coding sequence GCCCGGGAAAGAGCGGCTGATCGTCGTCGACATCGGTGTCGCCTTTCCGGATATGGACAGCACGCCGGGCGTGGACCTGATCCTGCCCGACATCACTTGGCTGAAAGAACGCCGCGATCAGATCGAGGCGATCTTTATCACCCACGCCCACGAAGATCACATCGGTGCCATTGCGCATTCCTATGAGGTGCTGAAGGCGCCGATCTATGCGCGCGCCTTTACCGCCAATATCGCCCGCCGGAAGATGTCCGAACACGGCCATCCCGAGGATGCGGTCACCACCGTCAGCGCATGGCCCGAGCAGATCACCGCAGGCCCGTTCAAAGTGGGCTTCCTGCCGATCTCGCATTCGATCCCCGAATCCTCCGCCATGGTCATCGACACGCCCGAGGGGCGCACGATCCACTCCGGCGACTTCAAGATCGACCGCACGCCGGGTGTCGGCGAAGCCTTTGACGACGCGCTTTGGGCCGAGGTCTGCAAGGATGGCGTGAAGGCGTTGATCTGCGACAGCACGAATGTCTTCTCTGCCCATCCCGGTCGCTCCGAAGCCACCGTGGGCCCGGAGATCGAAAAGCTCGTGAGCAGCGCCGAGGGGATGGTCGTCGCCACCACCTTCGCCTCCAACGTGGCGCGGGTCAAAACGCTGGCCGAAGCCGGTGCGCGGGCAGGGCGGTCTATCGTGCTCTTGGGCCGGGCGATGAACCGCATGGTCGAAGCCTCGATCCAGACCGGTGTGATGAAAGACTTCCCGCCCGTCATCTCGCCCGAGAATGCCCGCGCCATCCCGCGCGAGAACCTGATGTTGCTGGTCACAGGCAGCCAAGGGGAACGCCGCGCGGCCTCGGCGCAACTGGCCCGGGGCAAGTATCAGGGGATCGAATTGAAAGAGGGCGATCTCTTCCTCTTTTCGTCGAAAACCATTCCGGGCAATGAGCGTGGCGTGATCGGCATCATCAACCAGTTCTCGGAAAAGGGCGTGGATGTCGTTGATGACTCCTCGGGCCTCTACCACGTTTCGGGCCATGCCAACCGCCCCGATCTTGAAACGCTGCATGCCATCGTGAAGCCTCAGGTCCTGATCCCCATGCATGGGGAGCATCGCCACCTGCGCGAACACGTCAAGATCGCCGATGCCAAGGGCATCACCGGCGTTCTGGCTGTGAACGGCATGATGGTGGATCTGTCGGGCAACCAGCCCAAGGTGGTCGAACATGTCGACACGGGCCGCATGTATCTAGACGGTTCGGTTCAGGTCGGCGCGCTGGATGGTGTGATCCGCGACCGTATCCGCATGGCGCTGAACGGCCATGCCACGGTGACGCTGATCCTCGATACCGATGACGAGCCTTTGGGTGAGCCTTGGGTCGATCTGATGGGCCTGCCGGAAACGGGCCGCTCCAACGCGCCGCTCGTCGATGTGCTGGAACAAGACCTCAGCCAATGGCTGAACCGTCAGAAAGCCGCAACCCTGCGGGATGACGACAAGCTGAATGACGGTTTGAAAAAGGTCGCGCGGCAGTCGTCCTATGACGAAATCGGCAAGAAGCCCGAAGTCACCGTGGTGGTCAGCCGTCTGAGCTGA
- a CDS encoding sodium:proline symporter — protein sequence MQTTVLVLLFAAVILASLLVAPRRATVEGFFGGANAAGRAPGLWVLVLSQVTTWIFARSLMNAAILGYFYGIAGTLAYAAYYGSFLTGGFIVGHLRRGGARSVQDWLAGHFGSAGTAAYNLVIGLRLLSEVFANLLVVALIFEAVWPGSGTLAVLIVAALGFGYSAWGGLSAALRTDVVQMLVFLVVFGLALGALLLSPGFELGAVLSARGVSGPYNGWVLLVVALLQVFSYPAHDPVMMDRGFLADEATTWASFLHAFWISTLCIIGFGFFGIQASLTGAAYEGELIGTWGQMFPGWIFVALMLSLLVSALSTLDSALASAARLMVEEWRIAPRSLRGGRLVMAGFMALGALLTLWGNATLFDAVAVSGTASMFLTPVLLVGLVAGRAIPVWSYLAAFAAAMLGAAAYFARGWGWVAALLPEGHKYEQLLVICIFVLLAGFAAVLAGARRG from the coding sequence ATGCAAACCACTGTTCTTGTCCTTCTTTTCGCTGCCGTGATCCTTGCCAGCCTGTTGGTGGCACCGCGCCGCGCGACGGTCGAAGGCTTCTTTGGCGGAGCCAATGCGGCAGGCCGCGCGCCGGGGCTTTGGGTGCTGGTGCTAAGCCAAGTCACCACATGGATTTTCGCCCGCAGCCTGATGAACGCGGCGATCTTGGGCTATTTCTACGGCATCGCGGGCACGCTGGCCTATGCGGCCTATTACGGGTCTTTCCTGACGGGTGGCTTCATCGTCGGCCACCTGCGGCGCGGCGGCGCGCGGTCCGTGCAGGACTGGCTGGCGGGGCATTTCGGGAGCGCGGGGACGGCGGCCTATAACCTCGTGATCGGGCTGCGGCTGCTGTCTGAGGTTTTTGCCAATCTCTTGGTCGTCGCGCTGATTTTCGAAGCCGTCTGGCCCGGGTCGGGCACGCTTGCTGTGCTGATCGTCGCCGCCCTTGGCTTTGGCTATTCGGCGTGGGGCGGGCTGTCCGCCGCGCTGCGTACGGATGTGGTGCAGATGCTGGTCTTTCTCGTCGTCTTCGGTCTCGCGCTTGGGGCGCTGCTGCTCAGCCCGGGGTTCGAGCTTGGCGCGGTGCTGAGCGCGCGGGGAGTCTCTGGCCCCTACAACGGCTGGGTGCTCTTGGTCGTGGCGCTGTTGCAGGTCTTTTCCTACCCGGCGCATGACCCGGTGATGATGGACCGCGGCTTTCTGGCGGATGAGGCGACCACCTGGGCGTCCTTCCTCCATGCCTTCTGGATTTCGACGCTTTGTATCATCGGCTTTGGCTTTTTCGGCATCCAAGCCAGCCTGACCGGCGCGGCCTATGAGGGTGAATTGATCGGCACATGGGGGCAAATGTTCCCGGGCTGGATCTTCGTGGCACTGATGCTGTCGCTGTTGGTCTCGGCCCTCTCGACGCTCGACTCGGCGCTCGCCTCCGCCGCGCGGCTGATGGTTGAGGAATGGCGCATCGCACCGCGCAGCCTCAGGGGCGGGCGGCTGGTGATGGCGGGGTTCATGGCGCTTGGTGCGCTGCTGACGCTTTGGGGCAACGCCACGCTCTTTGATGCCGTGGCGGTGAGCGGTACCGCCTCGATGTTCCTCACCCCCGTGCTGCTGGTGGGGCTGGTGGCGGGGCGCGCGATCCCGGTCTGGAGCTACCTTGCCGCCTTTGCCGCCGCGATGCTGGGGGCTGCGGCCTATTTCGCGCGGGGTTGGGGATGGGTCGCGGCACTTCTCCCTGAGGGGCATAAATACGAGCAATTGTTGGTGATCTGCATCTTCGTGCTGCTGGCCGGGTTCGCGGCGGTGCTTGCGGGGGCGCGGCGGGGCTGA
- a CDS encoding nuclear transport factor 2 family protein, producing MELKEIARELVAGCRAGNAAVRANLDRLYADNAVSVEAADMGGQGRETHGVKAIHGKHDWWENAMEEHSTEVIGPFYFGDSQFSAIFKVDATDKQSGERFQMEEIGVYHVKDGKIVREEFHYAVEAP from the coding sequence ATGGAACTGAAAGAGATTGCCCGCGAATTGGTCGCGGGCTGCCGCGCGGGAAATGCTGCGGTGCGTGCGAACCTTGATCGGCTCTATGCCGACAATGCCGTCTCGGTCGAGGCGGCCGATATGGGCGGACAGGGGCGAGAGACCCATGGGGTCAAGGCGATCCACGGCAAGCACGACTGGTGGGAAAACGCGATGGAGGAACATAGTACCGAAGTGATCGGCCCGTTCTACTTTGGCGACAGCCAGTTCAGCGCGATATTCAAGGTCGATGCCACCGACAAGCAAAGCGGTGAGCGGTTCCAGATGGAAGAGATCGGCGTTTACCACGTCAAAGACGGCAAGATCGTCCGGGAGGAGTTCCACTACGCCGTCGAGGCGCCTTAA
- a CDS encoding peptide chain release factor 3 — translation MLDTPQNRPALPPEIARRRTFAIISHPDAGKTTLTEKFLLFGGAIQMAGQVRAKGEARRTRSDFMAMEKDRGISVSASAMSFDFHSGDTNYRFNLVDTPGHSDFSEDTYRTLTAVDAAVMVIDGAKGVESQTQKLFEVCRMRDLPILTFCNKMDRESRDTFEIIDEIQENLAIDVTPASWPIGVGRDFVGCYDMLRDRLELMDRADRNRVADSIKIEGLDDPKLAEHVPAALLEKLREDLEMARELLPPLDLKAMHEGTLTPIWFGSAINSFGVRELMEGIAKYGPEPQIQAATPRQILPEEKKVAGFVFKVQANMDPKHRDRVAFVRLASGHFERGMKMTHVRTKKPMTVSNPVMFLASDRELAEEAWAGDIIGIPNHGQLRIGDTLTQGEALRVSGIPSFAPELLQSVRAGDPLKAKHLEKALMQFAEEGAAKVFKPSIGSGFVVGVVGQLQFEVLASRIELEYGLPVRFEPSQFTSARWVNGTKQAVDKFIDSNKQHIAHDHDGDIVYLTRLQWDIDRVERDYPDVKLTATKEMMV, via the coding sequence ATGTTGGACACGCCGCAAAACCGCCCCGCCCTGCCGCCCGAGATCGCGCGCCGTCGCACCTTTGCGATCATCAGCCACCCTGACGCGGGCAAAACCACGCTGACTGAAAAGTTCCTGCTGTTCGGCGGGGCCATTCAGATGGCCGGACAGGTACGCGCCAAGGGCGAGGCGCGGCGCACCCGCTCGGACTTCATGGCGATGGAAAAGGACCGGGGCATTTCCGTCTCGGCCTCGGCCATGTCCTTTGACTTCCATAGCGGTGACACCAACTACCGGTTCAACCTCGTCGACACGCCCGGCCACTCGGACTTTTCCGAAGACACCTACCGCACGTTGACGGCAGTGGACGCCGCCGTGATGGTGATCGACGGCGCGAAAGGCGTGGAAAGCCAGACGCAAAAGCTTTTTGAGGTCTGCCGGATGCGCGACCTGCCGATCCTCACCTTCTGTAACAAGATGGACCGGGAAAGCCGCGATACCTTTGAAATCATTGACGAGATTCAGGAAAACCTCGCCATTGACGTGACGCCCGCAAGCTGGCCCATCGGCGTGGGCCGCGATTTCGTGGGCTGTTATGACATGCTGCGCGACCGGCTGGAACTGATGGACCGCGCCGACCGGAACCGCGTCGCCGACAGCATCAAGATCGAAGGGCTGGACGACCCAAAGCTGGCCGAACACGTCCCCGCCGCCCTGCTTGAGAAACTGCGCGAAGACCTTGAAATGGCGCGCGAATTGCTGCCGCCGCTGGACCTCAAGGCGATGCACGAAGGCACGCTGACACCGATCTGGTTCGGCTCGGCCATCAACTCCTTCGGGGTGCGTGAATTGATGGAAGGCATCGCCAAATACGGGCCAGAGCCGCAGATCCAAGCTGCCACCCCGCGCCAGATCCTGCCCGAAGAGAAAAAGGTCGCGGGCTTTGTCTTCAAGGTGCAGGCCAATATGGACCCCAAGCACCGCGACCGTGTGGCCTTTGTCCGCCTCGCCTCGGGGCATTTCGAGCGTGGCATGAAAATGACCCATGTGCGCACGAAAAAGCCGATGACGGTGTCCAACCCGGTCATGTTCCTCGCCTCCGACCGCGAGCTGGCCGAAGAGGCTTGGGCCGGTGACATTATCGGCATCCCCAACCACGGGCAGCTGCGCATCGGTGACACGCTGACCCAAGGCGAAGCGCTCCGCGTGAGCGGCATCCCCTCCTTCGCGCCCGAATTGCTGCAATCGGTCCGCGCGGGCGATCCGCTGAAGGCAAAACACCTTGAAAAAGCGCTGATGCAATTCGCCGAAGAAGGTGCTGCAAAAGTGTTCAAACCCTCGATCGGTTCGGGGTTTGTCGTGGGCGTCGTCGGCCAGTTGCAATTCGAAGTGCTCGCCAGCCGGATCGAGTTGGAATATGGCCTGCCGGTTCGGTTTGAGCCGTCTCAGTTCACCTCGGCCCGTTGGGTGAACGGTACGAAGCAAGCCGTTGATAAGTTTATCGATAGTAACAAACAGCACATCGCGCATGACCATGATGGCGACATCGTTTACCTGACCCGCCTGCAATGGGACATCGACCGCGTAGAGCGCGATTACCCGGATGTGAAGCTGACCGCGACCAAGGAAATGATGGTGTAA
- a CDS encoding twin-arginine translocase TatA/TatE family subunit produces MLNNIGLPGLLLIAVVVLVLFGRGKISSLMGEVGKGITSFKKGISEGEEENKRDEIKHVEDVHHADLPEHADQGTHPKTDLKADKDRV; encoded by the coding sequence ATGTTGAACAATATCGGACTGCCGGGCCTGCTGCTGATCGCGGTTGTCGTGCTGGTGCTTTTTGGCCGTGGCAAGATTTCCTCGCTCATGGGCGAAGTCGGCAAGGGCATCACCAGCTTCAAAAAGGGCATCAGCGAAGGCGAAGAAGAGAACAAGCGCGACGAGATCAAACATGTCGAAGACGTGCACCATGCTGACCTGCCGGAACATGCCGATCAGGGCACCCATCCCAAGACCGACCTGAAGGCCGACAAGGACCGGGTGTAA
- a CDS encoding Lin0512 family protein, translated as MKPLLVEFGMGSSLRRGDYTQAAKRAVQDALWHNSINLAELFGFNKSAMRITLDVGVQRPDLVDAEALRAVFPYGEVTVKLHHGGLDVPRPEGEGNPTVMANVALSVGFEMERANG; from the coding sequence ATGAAGCCGCTGTTGGTGGAATTCGGCATGGGCTCCTCCCTGCGCCGCGGTGACTATACGCAGGCCGCGAAACGCGCGGTGCAGGATGCGTTGTGGCACAATTCGATCAATCTGGCCGAGCTTTTCGGTTTTAATAAGTCGGCCATGCGCATCACCCTCGACGTGGGCGTGCAGCGCCCCGATCTGGTGGATGCCGAAGCGCTGCGCGCGGTCTTTCCCTATGGCGAGGTGACGGTGAAGCTGCATCACGGGGGCCTCGATGTGCCGCGTCCCGAAGGGGAAGGGAACCCAACGGTCATGGCCAATGTGGCGCTTTCCGTCGGCTTCGAGATGGAGCGTGCCAATGGCTGA
- a CDS encoding DEAD/DEAH box helicase: MTKFTDLNLNAKVLKAIDEAGYESPTPIQAGAIPPALEGRDVLGIAQTGTGKTASFTLPMLSLLARGRARARMPRSLVLCPTRELAAQVAENFDTYSKHLKLTKALLIGGVSFKEQDKLIDKGVDVLIATPGRLLDHFERGKLILSDVKVMVVDEADRMLDMGFIPDIERIFGLTPFTRQTLFFSATMAPEIERITNTFLSNPERIEVARQATTSENIEQGVVMFKGSRKDREASEKRKLLRLLIDAEGEKCTNAIIFCNRKMDVDIVAKSLKKYGYDAAPIHGDLDQSQRTKTLEGFRGGELRFLVASDVAARGLDVPSVSHVFNFDVPSHAEDYVHRIGRTGRAGRDGKAIMICQPRDEKNFEDVERLVQKEIPRIENPLGKAKPAEETSDAPAKSDDKPKRTRSRSRKADKPVEAPAEGKQPQAEKAETKVDAKTDDKAQPEKAEATQDERKSGRGNKDEKKSRGGRGRGDKRGGNDNRVVGLGDHTPDFIGLSFRERI; this comes from the coding sequence ATGACAAAATTTACCGATCTGAACCTGAATGCCAAGGTCCTCAAAGCTATTGATGAGGCTGGCTACGAATCGCCCACACCTATTCAGGCGGGCGCCATTCCCCCCGCTCTTGAAGGTCGTGACGTCTTGGGCATCGCCCAGACCGGCACCGGCAAAACAGCCAGCTTCACGCTGCCGATGCTGTCACTTCTCGCCCGTGGCCGGGCGCGCGCGCGGATGCCGCGGAGCCTCGTGCTCTGCCCCACGCGGGAGTTGGCCGCACAGGTGGCCGAGAACTTCGACACCTATTCCAAGCATCTGAAACTGACCAAAGCGCTGCTCATTGGCGGCGTCTCCTTCAAAGAGCAGGACAAGCTGATCGACAAGGGCGTCGACGTACTGATCGCCACACCGGGCCGCCTTCTGGATCATTTCGAGCGCGGCAAGCTGATCCTGTCGGACGTCAAGGTCATGGTCGTGGACGAAGCCGACCGGATGCTCGACATGGGCTTTATCCCGGACATTGAGCGGATCTTCGGCCTCACGCCCTTCACCCGGCAAACGCTGTTCTTTTCGGCCACCATGGCGCCCGAGATCGAGCGGATCACCAACACCTTTCTCAGCAACCCTGAGCGGATCGAAGTGGCGCGTCAGGCGACCACGAGCGAGAATATCGAACAGGGCGTCGTCATGTTCAAAGGCTCGCGCAAGGACCGCGAGGCGAGCGAGAAGCGCAAGCTGCTGCGCCTGCTGATCGACGCCGAAGGCGAGAAATGCACCAACGCGATCATCTTCTGCAACCGCAAGATGGACGTGGATATCGTCGCTAAGTCGTTAAAGAAATACGGCTATGACGCAGCCCCGATCCACGGCGATCTGGACCAGAGCCAGCGGACCAAAACGCTCGAAGGGTTCCGGGGTGGCGAGTTGCGCTTCCTCGTGGCTTCCGACGTTGCAGCGCGTGGCCTTGATGTGCCAAGCGTGAGCCATGTCTTCAACTTCGACGTGCCGAGCCATGCCGAAGACTACGTTCACCGCATTGGCCGCACCGGCCGCGCGGGCCGCGATGGCAAGGCGATCATGATCTGCCAGCCGCGCGACGAGAAGAACTTCGAGGATGTCGAGCGTCTGGTGCAAAAGGAAATCCCGCGCATCGAAAACCCGCTTGGCAAAGCCAAACCCGCCGAGGAGACCTCCGACGCACCGGCCAAGTCCGATGACAAGCCCAAACGGACCCGCTCGCGCAGCCGCAAGGCCGACAAGCCCGTCGAGGCCCCCGCCGAGGGCAAGCAACCGCAGGCCGAGAAGGCTGAGACCAAGGTCGACGCCAAAACCGACGATAAAGCGCAGCCCGAAAAGGCAGAGGCCACGCAGGACGAGCGCAAGTCGGGCCGCGGCAACAAGGACGAGAAGAAGTCGCGCGGCGGACGTGGCCGGGGCGACAAACGGGGCGGCAATGACAACCGTGTCGTCGGTCTGGGCGATCACACGCCAGACTTCATCGGTCTAAGCTTCCGCGAACGCATCTGA